gaaaaacaaacacacagcactAGGCGAAGTAAAAcccagtttaaaagaagtccgagtctgatttcAGAATTGGTTACAAaagaaacttaacaaaatgacaacgatacatacattaacaaaatgacaacgatacatacattaacaaaatgacaacgatacatacattaacaaaggactactagcagttactgacatgccagatccagacctcaatcaaactgattgaaagattatgtcttcatcctttacactttaaaaaaaggCTTCAAAAATAACGATCAACAaggaaaaacaaatgaaaaaattaaaggaTCAAACAAAATGGAGACAACCGTTACTTTTGAAGATTGATGTCTTGACTTAATAAATTTTCGTGAAATTATTGCCATCATGATTATCATAAATTATTGGTCACAATGTTTATGTCTGCAACTTGGCAGATAAGTTATAAGTTTGACAAAATTAATAACCGTACTGTGGTTTCAATATATGcccgacagacagacagacagacagattaAATAAAATTACATCTGTCGAATTTTAATATGATACATAGAGAAtaaattaatgatatatttttatttgtgctTTTAAAAGAATTCAAAGGTATGAGTGTTTGTAACGGATCGTTATCCATGATAGTGTTCCATTCAATTTAGATTAcccatatatacatatacacattcatttGAACGACTGGCTGGTTTTTTACAATTCACGTACATTTATTgaataattttgtgatttttcgtTTTAAGATCTTTTATCTTTGTGTATGTAACGGCTTTTGGtccgtatctttttttttcaaattgcaataGCTTATGTTATTTAAAGATATATTGATAGCAAATTAATACAGTCTCGACATAgataaaaataacatataaacaATTTCATTCTTCAAGATATATCATGTTTCTCCTTATTCAAACtgtatattatagacaaataTTTAAATACCTTCAAAATTTGAGGATttggaaaattgtcaaatattGATCTGACACATGTGTGATAAATCATTttccaaatttgaaaatttaaagccctgttaagtttgtttttatttatgctACCTGTACCTGTTCATGTATATATTTACGATATATTTATATGCATAAATTGTTTATAAACGTTGGTCTTATAAACATGCAATGAATTCATTCAAGGTAAGTTTAGttactttgttttaatttatgccATAATGCTTATATCTATTTTTGCCACGCCGAATTGGTTATTTCTAGTAGAATTTCCATTTTTTGTCCTAACTTCATTTTCACAATTTATAAACCAtcgaaattgttgaaaaaatatggctTTCAGTTTTATTCTGTCAAGGTAATATGAAACATGCAAATTGAactacaaataaatattaatgaaatGCAATGCAATAAGTCCAACCTGAGTAGTTAGttctaatttattttataaaaaatgaagaagaaaacaCATTATACATTCAAAGAGTCAAAATTTtactttctgaatttacattcATAAGGAATGATCATAACCCGAATGAAAAATAAGGGCATGTCAAACTCTAAACTACATAAATAGATTTATTGATATAACAAACGAGTATGGTTCCGCAAAATACATTTCTGaactaaacattttaaaaaatggttaaaaacctTTTGAAATAGTTACTTCCTGTTATTTTTGCAGTGCCAGACAGGTTTCAGTTATTCCAAAACAGAAGTTAACTTTACCTGCcaaatgattcttttttttacttgcttAACAATTATGTACAATGAATGTACATATAACTCTTAAATTAAACATCTATTTCGTGACGACACTAATTTCTATTTTTTCGATATTTTTTAGGTCTATCATAATAACAAGATCATGGTTTTCTCATATTAAACTTCACCCAAGAATTACAGATTGGAAAAAACTTGGGAGAAAATGGGTAACCAACCACCAAAAGGGAAAAACCCCGGTGGTCCAGTTCGTGGACTAGAGGTACACCTACTAATTCAAAAATCTATCAGTTGCTTTTTGATTGCAAACTAAAGGCTACGgtagtgtaccgctgttcaatagtcataagtCGAATCCGAgggaacacatcaactttaagtgGAAAACAATGGAACCACAGAAACGCTGAACTGCTTCATAAGAAAATGacaacatacataaaaacggaatatttgataacaaatgccatattcttgactcggcacaaatgatgggttgaacctggtatATGGCTAGCGAAACCTCCTGCGTAAATGGCAATGTAAACAATACtgcaaaatgacaacattatatgaCTGGAATACAGCACAAATAAACGCAAGAACAATCAGAAGACAGAAATACATTAATAAATAATGTAACAGTATTTTTACAACATGTAAACAACAGAATAACAACGTACAAACTTCagattatttcctttttttcttgtaaaaatatCTACATACGGGATTACTTCACTAAAGAAAACATCATcgtctatttctgattaaattgTTATATCGATATTGCTCACAATAACATTGAAgtcgtcatttggtctctggtggagagtctcattggcaatcataccacattttctcatttttatgAATCAAAACCGAATCTTAACTATGTTGTGGTTTGTAGATTTTAGTTTTGTCTTTTGGTATTTTCTATTTATGTGTTCGaatatcttttttatatcttccACCTCTTACTTGcatcatttatttgattttagaTTTTAACACCATTTATTGtcataatatgaaatatatttttgttttattatagggTCTTTTAAAGGATGCTATGAGGTTAGCCCATGTTGCAGTATCAGGTAAGAGTACACATTATCATTTATATCGGGAGTATtaaattcaacatgttcaatactCATAGTTTTGCATTATATTTTCGAACTTGAGAACTGTGACAGTTAAAAAcgatattttgtataataaatgcAAAAATAGATTCCGGTATTTGCTATGTTTTCTATGATCCGTCAGTTGTATTTCTCACTCATTTAGAGAAATATGTGTGAGTCTATTCAAGTAATATTGACTTTTTATATAAACTCTTTTATCGTTCCGATATGGCTGGTTCGATTAAGGATGGCATTGGGCAGTTTCAACTCTGAACAATTGTACTCCATGCTGAACtattaaattgatataaatcTCGGAAACCAGAGTCGTCATAAGTTGCAAAAGCTAGTCCTAGACTCATAGTCAGAGTCGGTGCTGATTAGTCGtattatttatttcatgtgtgtATGATTGTAGGCCAACACACATAACACATTCACAATATACAGATAGTTTCAtattacggggcgccgaatgggactcttgtggttttgtactcgaaattcaattttgtgcggacaaaagtgagttttgttcaacaaaaataagttaagttgaacaaaatttgtagcatactacaattcgtaaatttgtagcatactacaaatttaaaattttgtcatacaaaattatctttcagtggacaaaagttacttttggcatgacaaaattcatttttgtaacacagactttacttgtgttacctaatttgaaaattaggcgacaaaagtcaattttgtatgcaaattagtttaggttggattctgtgaactaatttgcatacaaaatcgacttttgtgatgaattttgtctcacaaaattgaattttcaattgtctcacaaaattgaattttgtctcacaaaatgtattttgtctcacaaaattgtcttttgtctcacaaaattgaattttgtctcacaaaattgaattttgtctcacctAATTAAactgtctcacaaaagtcaattttgtctttacaaaaatcaatttggtcgtcacaaaattgacttttttgagacaaaattcaaacaaaattgaattttgtctcacaatagtcaattttaactcacacaaaagtcaattttgtctcacaaaagtcaactttgtctcacaaaagtcaacttgtctcacaaaagtcaactttgtctcacaaaagtcaattttgactcacaaaagtcaattttgactcacaaaattgaatcttttCTCACACAATTgagttttgtgttttaatttccatatcaggttacaaagtcaattttgtatgcaaatacgtttatatttgcatacctttttgacaaatttgactcttgtcatgacaaaaatgaattttgtctacaaaaatgaattttgtctacaaaaatgaattttgtcatgacaaaaatgagttttgtcatcacaaaattgaagttctcataaaacaaatctgtatcacatagttttgtaagacaaaaatgattttgttatgacagaattgaattttgtacaaaaccacaagtcccattcggcgccccgtactgATTGTGACAGTATTctgtttttaaactataaaaatacgaagatgtggtatgattgccaaggagacaactctccacaaggtaccaaatgacacagatattagcAACTATGttacagtacggccttcaacaatcagcaaaacCCGATCCGCATAGTCTAACATAAAGGGCCCAGAAATaacaaacgtaaaacaattcaaacgagaaatttaACAGcctattttttgttcttttgataACAGTTAGCATGGGTTTAGAATGATATCAACAAATTCGTGGCTATAACACCTGTCATATGTCAACGAATGATCCTTTCCtaatgtgttacattttaaaatttgtccaCCGAATAAAACAATACATGCCGTTGTATTTAGAATGCTTGCTTTagagagctaccatttgatttgtatGGGGGAAAGGGGATGTGGTGGGAGGGGGGATGATGGGCTaggatgaaattaaaaaaaaagacaggacaggaaagtaaaaaaaaaccgcaggatgagacactttgcaaaacaATAGGCAGGATGgaattttatgtaaaaataaagccagaataaataaacaaaaaaaggcaggaccgataagggtgaaaaataaaaaaagcagtACAGAGATTACAACTTGAAATAAATGCAAGGCAAAATTGTTCTTCCTAGCCCCTCCCCGAAAAGTCAAATGCGGTAGCTCCCTTACTGGCAAACAGTTAACCAGCATCATAGCATTCAAATTTGATATGAATATAAtttgctttattttacatttagttTTTTCATAACAGATATATATTCCTACCGAGAGGGTATTAAACCAGCAATCGACAAAATAACTGGAGACAAAGAAAAGGTTGTTCAAATGAAGGTcgacaaaaagaaaatttatgaACATGCAATGGCTCGTTACATTGGAAAGATTCGGCCCATGCGCACTGGAATGAAACCTACGCACGAATGTCCTGTTATCACTTTCACCGGAGAAGACGAAAATGAGTTTGATGTGGACGGAAGTGGATTTCGGAGACAATATTATTCAATTTTCTTTCAAGAGTGCCTGAGAAGACTTTTTGAAGGTTCTGGTAGAAACCAGCTACCAAAACACGATTTAACGAAGAAAGACGAATTTACTGCCTTAGGTATTGCGATAGTTGAGGCAATTTTGAATGGAGACTGTGGATTCCCATACCTAAACAATGCTGTATTTATGTTAATTCTTGACAAAAGTGATGATGAAATAGAACAAAGTCTGAACATTACTGACATACCCCTAGGTGATGTATGGAATACAGTTAAAAAGGCAAGTATATGTGTTCACTAGTTAAACATATAATTCTTAATCCCCTTTAGTCTTAAATATTTTTCGAATAAATATTAAACGAATAGTATCGAATAAAACATATTAATACCACATTTTCCAAATAtgggaaatattaaaataacgtGAAAGACTATCAATTCTAAACTCACGTTGAAACGGTGTATGGATGTGCGGCGTGATACACCTAGCTGTCTAGTATTCAACCTTCACGTTTTAATCTCGACCAGTATAACAACAGATACTGATCCAACTACACACCATGCACAGCACAAAAAAAGTCATGTAACTTTAAAAGCCaaccttttttttta
Above is a window of Mytilus galloprovincialis chromosome 7, xbMytGall1.hap1.1, whole genome shotgun sequence DNA encoding:
- the LOC143082986 gene encoding uncharacterized protein LOC143082986 yields the protein MGNQPPKGKNPGGPVRGLEGLLKDAMRLAHVAVSDIYSYREGIKPAIDKITGDKEKVVQMKVDKKKIYEHAMARYIGKIRPMRTGMKPTHECPVITFTGEDENEFDVDGSGFRRQYYSIFFQECLRRLFEGSGRNQLPKHDLTKKDEFTALGIAIVEAILNGDCGFPYLNNAVFMLILDKSDDEIEQSLNITDIPLGDVWNTVKKIQDAKTESEMTEAISEDSANFLNFIGWPGGQLMTLKNKHSLLHYITKWFVIDQRLSEIDQLKKGLNYMGFLDTIRENTWFEPLFVYSEQYSITSNYVKQKLEPLLDKLPTKTDIQRKAQKQAKVCIDALDETQARLLFAFITGLYDPPIIEETFCVEFNTNQDMCYPTSYTCLNKLFLPLGNKDIDKFKESFWAALYDVQR